The Streptomyces sp. NBC_00162 genome window below encodes:
- a CDS encoding allene oxide cyclase barrel-like domain-containing protein yields MRPIRSACLGTATALVTLLACAPLATAATDNDSARDKGKHQVITLIGRLAEQTRFPVNPGGPAAQGDRTVVRSILSDQAGNQVGETGGFCTTTRAALPGDSGGAEECVVTYTLPDGQLTVQGMYFGILNPGPPPSFDNAITGGTGKYHRARGSVHADTIGTGTRRFTIDLYL; encoded by the coding sequence ATGCGCCCCATCAGATCGGCCTGTCTCGGCACGGCCACTGCGCTGGTCACCCTCCTCGCCTGCGCCCCTCTCGCGACCGCCGCGACGGACAACGATTCCGCTCGCGACAAGGGCAAACACCAGGTCATCACACTCATCGGCCGGCTCGCGGAGCAGACTCGCTTCCCCGTCAACCCCGGCGGTCCGGCCGCCCAGGGCGACCGGACCGTCGTCCGCTCGATCCTCTCCGATCAGGCCGGCAACCAGGTCGGCGAGACCGGCGGCTTCTGCACCACCACCCGGGCGGCGCTGCCGGGGGACAGCGGCGGAGCGGAGGAGTGCGTCGTGACCTACACCCTCCCGGACGGCCAGCTCACCGTGCAGGGGATGTACTTCGGCATCCTCAACCCGGGCCCTCCCCCCTCGTTCGACAACGCGATCACCGGCGGCACCGGGAAATACCACCGGGCTCGTGGCTCGGTCCACGCCGACACGATCGGTACGGGCACGAGGCGCTTCACGATCGACCTCTACCTCTGA
- a CDS encoding (2Fe-2S)-binding protein has protein sequence MPSHTFTVNGQSVTVDAPDDLPLLWVLRDMLGVTGPKYGCGVDVCKACTSHLDGTDVRPCVVPVSACAGKTVTTIEGLADGDDLHPVQEAWLEQDVSQCGFCQPGQIMAAVALLKRTADPTDEDIDAIANICRCGTYFRIREAIRSAAARM, from the coding sequence GTGCCCTCCCACACCTTCACCGTCAACGGGCAGAGCGTCACCGTGGACGCCCCCGACGACCTGCCCCTGCTCTGGGTGCTGCGCGACATGCTGGGCGTCACCGGCCCCAAGTACGGCTGCGGCGTGGACGTCTGCAAGGCCTGCACCAGCCACCTCGACGGCACCGACGTCCGGCCGTGCGTGGTGCCCGTCTCCGCCTGCGCGGGGAAGACGGTGACCACCATCGAGGGGCTTGCCGACGGGGACGACCTGCATCCCGTGCAGGAGGCCTGGCTCGAACAGGACGTCTCCCAGTGCGGCTTCTGCCAGCCCGGCCAGATCATGGCGGCCGTGGCCCTGCTGAAGCGCACCGCCGACCCCACGGACGAGGACATCGACGCCATCGCCAACATCTGCCGCTGCGGAACCTACTTCCGCATCCGCGAGGCCATCCGCAGCGCGGCCGCCCGCATGTGA
- a CDS encoding helix-turn-helix domain-containing protein yields MSRSDDVLKVHRLAHTGGSAALLEWLAGRLGGWAGVVDAEDGRGPESAVRGVAEMNARGVRSAILHGAGSATLLFALDGGRALAAVLSRPHHPEASTLLADAAVPLALVLRAEEAARREARAALAESRAREAVLHLLMNGRLSTARQIAEALGPTLPEPMRMYVVECRTGQRGEVTRRCEELTGGRAWIVRCPVYVRHLIVLVPADLAAASADHDPLAGALVEVAPDCAVGASGEMRLREAPAAYTQAFHALAVARGRHERHARFGPGPELALAAHGAGAGWAEALLAPLHAYEPRRPQDPGAQELRATAHAWLNFTSHATRLLKIHRNTLAARLRLVETLLGLDLARLGDQAALSLALRLTPGARPGAGAAAAAASDLDEVLRDPRLTAWARAHLRLLTGPDAPSGARATVRTWLAHDAQLVPAAAALGVSVPGARKRLTRVEALLERSLLQSPSARHDLWLAYRAEELAR; encoded by the coding sequence GTGTCCCGGTCAGACGACGTGCTCAAGGTCCACCGGCTCGCCCACACCGGTGGGTCGGCCGCGTTGCTGGAATGGCTCGCCGGCCGCCTGGGCGGGTGGGCCGGGGTGGTGGACGCCGAAGATGGGCGCGGGCCGGAGTCCGCCGTGCGCGGAGTCGCCGAGATGAACGCCCGCGGCGTACGGTCGGCCATCCTGCACGGCGCCGGATCCGCCACGCTGCTGTTCGCGCTGGACGGCGGGCGCGCGCTGGCCGCCGTACTGTCCCGGCCGCACCACCCGGAGGCGTCCACGCTGCTCGCGGACGCCGCCGTACCGCTGGCCCTCGTCCTGCGCGCCGAGGAGGCCGCGCGGCGGGAGGCGCGGGCCGCTCTCGCCGAGTCGCGGGCCCGAGAGGCGGTGCTGCACCTGCTGATGAACGGCCGGCTCTCCACCGCCCGCCAGATCGCCGAGGCGCTGGGCCCCACGCTGCCCGAGCCGATGCGGATGTACGTCGTGGAATGCCGGACCGGTCAGCGCGGCGAAGTGACCCGGCGGTGCGAGGAACTGACGGGCGGCCGGGCCTGGATCGTGCGCTGCCCGGTGTACGTACGCCACCTGATCGTGCTCGTCCCGGCGGACCTGGCAGCGGCCTCGGCCGACCACGACCCCCTGGCCGGGGCGCTGGTGGAGGTGGCCCCGGACTGCGCGGTCGGGGCCAGCGGGGAGATGCGCCTGCGCGAGGCGCCGGCCGCCTACACCCAGGCCTTCCACGCCCTGGCCGTCGCCCGCGGCCGCCACGAACGGCACGCCCGGTTCGGGCCGGGCCCCGAGCTGGCGCTCGCCGCCCACGGGGCCGGGGCCGGCTGGGCCGAGGCCCTGCTCGCGCCGCTGCACGCGTACGAGCCCCGGCGCCCCCAGGACCCCGGCGCGCAGGAACTGCGCGCCACCGCCCACGCCTGGCTGAACTTCACCTCGCACGCGACCCGGCTGCTGAAGATCCACCGCAACACCCTGGCCGCCCGGCTCCGCCTGGTCGAGACCCTGCTCGGGCTGGACCTCGCACGCCTCGGGGACCAGGCGGCGCTCTCGCTGGCCCTGCGGCTGACCCCGGGTGCGCGGCCCGGTGCCGGCGCGGCCGCAGCGGCCGCCTCCGATCTCGACGAGGTGCTGCGCGATCCGCGGCTGACCGCCTGGGCCCGGGCCCATCTGCGCCTGCTGACCGGGCCCGACGCCCCGTCGGGCGCCCGCGCCACCGTCCGTACCTGGCTGGCGCACGACGCCCAACTCGTCCCGGCGGCCGCCGCGCTGGGCGTCTCCGTCCCCGGCGCCCGCAAGCGGCTGACCCGTGTCGAGGCGCTGCTGGAGCGCTCCCTGCTGCAGTCCCCGAGCGCCCGGCACGATCTGTGGCTGGCGTACCGGGCGGAGGAGCTCGCCAGGTGA
- a CDS encoding PucR family transcriptional regulator: MERIIEEIREDLARRLAVAADRLADRTLAEDPAYAALLGRAELRERIHHNLRQAVEGLVRSARGLPVELADARATGTLRAEQGLPLSSLLRAYRSGGRLLWAALTEAVAAHDRSALPRLLPGASALWDVLDQMTDAVSESYRRTEAARADRDRERRAALLDVLLDGAAATDAPTASEAAAQLGLPERGRFAVVVVAADGSAGAAETATERTGAAGAPRVLWRIRAGGESGLVELGHHPLESVRELLAGLGVRAGVSPVVEAPAELARAHRLAALALRTTPESGGPHTALLDEGLPAALVAAQAELAGRLRTVVLGPVLALPVEDRRLLLTTLGTWLACRGSTTYAAQRLYCHRNTVSNRLRRLEQLTGRSLADPRQVVELALAHAAVAQRAASATARAGTSPTPAGTARRSPRPPG; the protein is encoded by the coding sequence ATGGAGCGGATCATCGAGGAGATACGCGAGGACCTGGCCCGCCGGCTCGCCGTGGCGGCGGACCGGCTCGCCGACCGGACGCTGGCCGAGGACCCCGCGTACGCCGCCCTGCTCGGCCGGGCCGAGCTGCGCGAGCGGATCCACCACAACCTCCGCCAGGCCGTCGAGGGCCTGGTCCGCAGCGCCCGCGGCCTGCCGGTGGAGCTCGCCGACGCCCGGGCCACCGGCACGCTGCGGGCGGAACAGGGGTTGCCGCTCAGCTCGTTGCTGCGCGCCTACCGCAGCGGCGGGCGGCTGCTCTGGGCGGCCCTCACCGAGGCGGTGGCCGCGCACGACCGGTCGGCGCTGCCCCGCCTGCTGCCGGGCGCGTCCGCGCTGTGGGACGTACTGGACCAGATGACGGACGCCGTGTCCGAGTCCTACCGGCGTACGGAGGCCGCCCGCGCGGACCGCGACCGGGAGCGCCGCGCGGCCCTGCTGGACGTCCTGCTGGACGGCGCGGCCGCCACCGACGCCCCCACGGCCTCCGAGGCCGCAGCGCAGCTGGGACTTCCCGAGCGCGGCCGCTTCGCCGTGGTCGTGGTGGCCGCCGACGGCTCCGCCGGGGCCGCGGAAACGGCCACGGAGAGAACCGGCGCCGCCGGAGCGCCCCGCGTGCTGTGGCGGATCCGCGCCGGCGGCGAGAGCGGTCTGGTGGAGCTGGGCCACCATCCGCTGGAATCCGTACGGGAACTGCTCGCGGGGCTCGGGGTCCGCGCCGGGGTCAGTCCGGTCGTGGAGGCGCCGGCCGAGCTGGCCCGGGCCCACCGGCTGGCCGCCCTCGCGCTGCGCACCACCCCCGAGTCGGGCGGCCCGCACACCGCACTGCTCGACGAGGGACTCCCGGCGGCGCTGGTCGCGGCCCAGGCCGAACTCGCCGGACGGCTCCGGACGGTGGTGCTGGGCCCGGTGCTGGCGCTGCCCGTGGAGGACCGCCGGCTGCTGCTGACCACGCTGGGCACCTGGCTGGCCTGCCGGGGCTCGACGACGTACGCCGCGCAGCGGCTGTACTGCCACCGCAACACCGTCTCGAACCGGCTGCGGCGCCTGGAGCAGCTCACCGGCCGCTCGCTCGCGGACCCGCGGCAGGTGGTGGAACTGGCGCTGGCGCACGCGGCGGTGGCGCAGCGGGCCGCCTCCGCTACGGCGCGTGCGGGGACTTCGCCGACTCCAGCAGGTACGGCACGTCGATCACCGCGACCCCCGGGGTGA
- a CDS encoding TetR/AcrR family transcriptional regulator, protein MRQNPQRRAVLLDAAIEVLAREGSRGLTLRAVDAEAGVPTGTTSNYFANRAQLLVQILHRTRERLLPDPADAAGSPDTKVLLARLLDRARRERNVHIAMLELRLEATRRPELQAELAGFLRAELEANVAWHLETGLPGDRRGVVLLYLAMLGLMVDDLTVPTLLDDHPVAPLIETMAERLLEEQP, encoded by the coding sequence ATGCGCCAGAATCCGCAGCGCCGCGCCGTGCTGCTCGACGCAGCCATCGAAGTCCTCGCGCGGGAGGGCTCGCGCGGCCTGACGCTGCGTGCGGTGGACGCGGAGGCGGGCGTGCCGACGGGCACCACCTCGAACTACTTCGCCAACCGTGCCCAGTTGCTCGTGCAGATCCTGCACCGCACGCGGGAACGGCTGCTGCCGGACCCGGCCGACGCGGCCGGCTCGCCGGACACCAAGGTGCTGCTCGCCCGGCTGCTGGACCGCGCCCGCCGCGAGCGCAACGTGCACATCGCCATGCTGGAGCTGCGCCTGGAGGCCACCCGGCGCCCCGAACTGCAGGCGGAACTGGCCGGGTTCCTCCGTGCGGAGCTGGAGGCGAACGTTGCCTGGCACCTGGAGACGGGCCTGCCAGGCGACCGCCGGGGAGTGGTGCTGCTCTACCTCGCGATGCTGGGCCTGATGGTGGACGACCTGACCGTTCCGACCCTGCTGGACGACCACCCGGTGGCGCCCCTCATCGAGACGATGGCCGAACGCCTGCTCGAGGAGCAGCCCTAG
- a CDS encoding APC family permease, whose amino-acid sequence MRRINVKRVLVGEPLDTARMGETLLPKRLALPIFCSDPLSSVAYATQEILLILALGGVTLLHLTWYAAAAIVFLLVVVIASYRQTCHAYPGGGGAYIVSSENLGQTAALTAASALLVDYVMTVAVSVVAGVAAITSAIPALNDHEVGLSVGFVVLLTLMNLRGVRESGRVFAIPTYGFVLVIYLMFACAAVRLATGDTIRAESAHLPITAAGTYTGLAVVLLAMRAFASGCTALTGVEAISNGVPAFQKPKARNAATTLAAMGVLSVTMFMGITVLAMTYQVHVAADPTELGLPPGTPTSTALAQIGRATFGSWHLLFYLLQAVTAGVLILAANTAFNGFPMLASILAKDRYAPRQLFNRGDRLVYSNGVVLLALVAIALIVAFDAELTRLIQLYIIGVFVSFTLSQAGMVRHWRRELASPATRREQRVHIHRRLAINAVGASLTALVLVIVLITKFTHGAWLVVIAMPLLFLGMKGVRRHYDQVSRQVAIAPGAKPRKPARHHVLVLVASVQAPTLKALGYAQALRPDTLTAVTVAADEEEAARLREEWAEHAPGLPLKILHSPYREVVGPILAHVEDLAADSSMDVLSVVIPEYVVGHWWEQPLHNQNALRLKARLLFTPGVAVIDVPYLLESAKSPHAP is encoded by the coding sequence ATGAGGCGTATCAATGTGAAGCGCGTTCTGGTCGGTGAACCCCTCGACACCGCCCGGATGGGCGAGACCCTCCTGCCCAAACGGCTCGCCCTGCCGATCTTCTGCAGCGACCCGCTCTCCTCCGTGGCCTACGCCACCCAGGAGATCCTGCTGATCCTTGCCCTCGGCGGCGTCACACTGCTCCACCTCACCTGGTACGCGGCCGCCGCCATCGTCTTTCTGCTCGTGGTCGTCATCGCCTCATACCGGCAGACCTGCCACGCCTACCCCGGAGGCGGCGGCGCCTACATCGTCAGCTCCGAGAACCTCGGACAGACCGCCGCCCTGACCGCCGCCAGCGCCCTGCTCGTCGACTACGTGATGACCGTCGCCGTCTCCGTCGTCGCCGGTGTCGCCGCGATCACCTCCGCCATCCCCGCGCTGAACGACCACGAGGTCGGCCTGTCGGTGGGGTTCGTGGTGCTGCTGACCCTGATGAACCTGCGCGGCGTACGCGAGTCGGGCCGCGTCTTCGCCATCCCCACCTACGGCTTCGTCCTCGTCATCTACCTCATGTTCGCCTGCGCCGCCGTACGGCTGGCGACCGGCGACACCATCCGCGCCGAGTCCGCCCACCTGCCCATCACCGCGGCCGGCACCTACACCGGCCTCGCCGTGGTGCTCCTCGCGATGCGCGCCTTCGCCTCCGGCTGTACCGCCCTCACCGGTGTCGAGGCGATCAGCAACGGTGTCCCCGCCTTCCAGAAGCCCAAGGCCAGGAACGCGGCGACCACCCTCGCCGCGATGGGCGTCCTCTCGGTGACCATGTTCATGGGCATCACCGTGCTCGCCATGACGTACCAGGTGCACGTCGCGGCCGACCCGACCGAACTGGGCCTGCCGCCCGGCACCCCGACCTCGACCGCCCTCGCCCAGATCGGCCGCGCCACCTTCGGCAGCTGGCACCTCCTCTTCTACCTGCTCCAGGCCGTCACCGCGGGCGTGCTGATCCTCGCCGCGAACACCGCCTTCAACGGCTTCCCGATGCTCGCCTCGATCCTGGCCAAGGACCGGTACGCGCCGCGCCAGCTCTTCAACCGGGGCGACCGGCTCGTCTACTCCAACGGCGTCGTGCTCCTCGCGCTCGTCGCCATCGCCCTGATCGTCGCGTTCGACGCCGAACTGACCCGCCTCATCCAGCTCTACATCATCGGCGTGTTCGTCTCCTTCACGCTCTCCCAGGCGGGCATGGTCCGGCACTGGCGAAGGGAGCTCGCCTCGCCCGCCACCCGGCGCGAGCAGCGGGTGCACATCCACCGCAGGCTCGCCATCAACGCGGTCGGCGCCTCCCTGACCGCCCTGGTTCTGGTCATCGTCCTGATCACCAAGTTCACGCACGGCGCCTGGCTGGTCGTCATCGCCATGCCGCTGCTGTTCCTCGGCATGAAGGGCGTACGCCGCCACTACGACCAGGTCTCCCGGCAGGTCGCCATCGCCCCCGGCGCGAAGCCGCGCAAACCCGCCCGCCACCACGTACTGGTTCTGGTCGCCTCGGTGCAGGCCCCCACCCTGAAGGCCCTCGGCTACGCGCAGGCCCTGCGCCCCGACACGCTCACGGCGGTCACCGTCGCCGCGGACGAGGAGGAAGCGGCCCGGCTGCGCGAGGAGTGGGCCGAGCACGCCCCGGGCCTCCCGCTGAAGATCCTGCACTCGCCGTACCGCGAGGTGGTGGGCCCGATCCTGGCCCACGTCGAGGACCTGGCGGCGGACAGCTCGATGGACGTGCTCTCGGTGGTGATCCCGGAGTACGTGGTCGGCCACTGGTGGGAGCAGCCCCTGCACAACCAGAACGCGCTGCGGCTGAAGGCCCGGCTGCTGTTCACCCCGGGGGTCGCGGTGATCGACGTGCCGTACCTGCTGGAGTCGGCGAAGTCCCCGCACGCGCCGTAG
- a CDS encoding PP2C family protein-serine/threonine phosphatase, which translates to MPSHLFADRPAQPPEPGSVDALISQTRRLRGEVDAVRRDTVVDDDDAQGRWQRALCDLAVHHLDDLGEHLGQLKEGLPPAPETIVLPQSAPEAGPEAQTRVGSAEWNLLTDEVSWSDELFQIFGRSPEAGALPLDELGSTLFSEDQPLLTAWVTACLVDGKAIDGEFRIVRADGRVRTLHMRGEPVLDSDGCTASMWAVLRDVSELRRSQRAVRESRDSLQRQREIAQTEHRLAVELQEAVLPPWRGSLRFPHNSTGTLDVAAHYLPSATSALIGGDWYDAIELPDGRSMLTVGDLTGHGVTATSGMAMMLGALRGMAMAGIEPGPLMGWLNQLLETSVQPALGSAVCCRYDPARRVLSWAQAGHPAPLLFRRGSGRSLVPPEGVLLGATSGASYGQAEERLEVGDVLVLHTDGLTPRSIEFSRADGTERLLALAPRFSAARSAQDCVRMVIEEFGESEREDDACVLVARVGA; encoded by the coding sequence ATGCCGTCCCACCTGTTCGCGGACCGTCCCGCGCAGCCGCCCGAGCCGGGGTCGGTGGACGCACTGATCTCACAGACCCGCCGCCTCCGGGGTGAAGTGGACGCGGTCCGCCGCGACACCGTCGTGGACGACGACGACGCCCAGGGCCGCTGGCAGCGCGCGCTGTGCGATCTTGCCGTGCACCACCTCGACGACCTCGGCGAGCACCTCGGTCAGCTCAAGGAGGGCCTGCCTCCCGCGCCCGAGACCATCGTGCTCCCGCAGTCGGCGCCCGAAGCCGGACCCGAGGCACAGACCCGGGTCGGCAGCGCCGAGTGGAACCTGCTGACCGACGAGGTCAGTTGGTCCGACGAGCTGTTCCAGATCTTCGGCCGGTCCCCCGAGGCGGGCGCGCTGCCGCTCGACGAACTGGGCTCCACCCTGTTCTCCGAGGACCAGCCGCTGCTCACCGCCTGGGTCACGGCCTGCCTGGTGGACGGCAAGGCGATCGACGGCGAGTTCCGCATCGTCCGGGCCGACGGCCGGGTCCGGACCTTGCACATGAGGGGCGAGCCGGTACTCGACTCCGACGGTTGCACGGCCTCCATGTGGGCCGTACTGCGGGACGTGAGTGAACTGCGCCGAAGCCAGCGGGCGGTGCGCGAGTCCCGTGACTCGCTCCAGCGCCAGCGGGAGATCGCGCAGACCGAGCACCGGCTGGCGGTCGAGCTGCAGGAAGCCGTGCTCCCCCCGTGGCGCGGCTCCCTGCGGTTCCCGCACAACAGCACGGGCACACTGGACGTGGCCGCGCACTACCTGCCGTCGGCGACCAGCGCACTGATCGGCGGCGACTGGTACGACGCCATCGAACTCCCCGACGGACGCTCGATGCTGACGGTCGGCGATCTGACCGGGCACGGGGTGACCGCCACCTCCGGCATGGCGATGATGCTCGGCGCGCTGCGCGGCATGGCCATGGCCGGCATCGAGCCGGGCCCCCTGATGGGGTGGCTGAACCAGCTCCTGGAGACCTCCGTACAGCCGGCGCTCGGCTCGGCCGTGTGCTGCCGCTACGATCCCGCGCGCCGCGTGCTGTCCTGGGCGCAGGCCGGGCACCCCGCCCCGCTGCTGTTCCGCCGCGGCTCCGGCCGCTCCCTGGTGCCGCCGGAGGGCGTACTGCTGGGCGCGACCTCCGGAGCCTCGTACGGGCAGGCCGAGGAGCGCCTCGAGGTGGGCGACGTACTCGTCCTGCACACGGACGGACTGACGCCGCGCAGCATCGAGTTCAGCCGGGCCGACGGCACGGAACGGCTACTGGCGCTCGCACCGCGATTCTCGGCGGCGCGGTCGGCTCAGGACTGCGTGCGCATGGTGATCGAGGAGTTCGGCGAGAGCGAGCGCGAGGACGACGCGTGCGTGCTGGTGGCGCGGGTCGGCGCGTAG
- a CDS encoding xanthine dehydrogenase family protein molybdopterin-binding subunit — protein sequence MTGQNHPAGQSRRSFLTYLVAAPTLALVTRAGADALAPQPAHAVVPSLPAIADVIDLGDLFILAGAPTSALLALAVEADGTIRFRLPREEVGQGLTTAVAMLVAEELDAPLAAVRVELDDARPELLFNQLTGSSNSIRSLYGPVRQCAATARARLVAAAARRWSLSPATLTTANGAVRAPDGRTAGYGSLAAAAADPGLVVLGATPKKTAKHTLVGKPTGRVDARAMVTGAQRYTLDLDVPGAKPCVVRRPPTLGGSVRTVANLAAVKAMPGVLHVVTVPTGVAVVAETFGQALDAKAALQVTWGPGPADALSDAQIRTKLRAATPPLLVPPLLTPYVDAEFDFAFVSHAPMETNSAVADVREDRAEIWSGLKSPIVARETIAADLGLPLDKVTVHVVQAGGSFGRRLFFDAALEAARISKACRRPVRLMWTRVDDTRHGRMRPATHHKIRATHLLGEILTFEHRVAAAETDFRHGLGEIITATAASLPLGIGNATLAQTLFLTTVKSPYHFGLTTQALTEVPTGIPTGSWRSVYSANTRGAEEIVVDELAAATGRDPYQFRRTFLKTAAQRAVLDKAATEGQWGRPMPAGCAQGIAFHEEYKSRTACLVEIDTRDPEHVRVTRAVIAVDVGLPVNPRGLEAQMIGGLTDAISTTLRAGLHLDKGLPLEGSYSQFHWAKQRDTPRDVRVHVLPATGEEPGGAGELGVPAAVGAIANAWARATGSKPRSFPLDFDVDFTPYPR from the coding sequence ATGACCGGGCAGAACCACCCGGCGGGGCAGAGCCGCCGCTCCTTCCTCACCTACCTCGTCGCGGCGCCGACGCTCGCCCTCGTCACCCGCGCCGGAGCCGACGCGCTCGCCCCGCAGCCCGCCCACGCCGTGGTGCCGAGCCTGCCCGCCATCGCCGATGTGATCGACCTCGGCGACCTGTTCATCCTGGCCGGCGCACCCACCTCCGCCCTGCTGGCGCTCGCCGTCGAGGCGGACGGGACGATCCGTTTCCGGCTGCCGCGCGAGGAGGTCGGCCAGGGCCTGACCACCGCCGTGGCCATGCTGGTCGCGGAGGAGCTGGACGCGCCCCTCGCCGCCGTTCGCGTCGAACTGGACGACGCGCGGCCCGAACTGCTCTTCAACCAGCTCACCGGCTCCTCCAACTCCATCCGCTCCCTCTACGGGCCGGTCCGCCAGTGCGCCGCCACCGCCCGGGCCCGCCTCGTGGCGGCCGCCGCCCGCCGCTGGAGCCTCTCACCGGCCACCCTGACCACCGCGAACGGCGCCGTCCGCGCCCCCGACGGCCGCACCGCCGGCTACGGCTCCCTCGCCGCGGCCGCCGCCGACCCGGGCCTGGTCGTCCTCGGCGCCACCCCCAAGAAGACGGCGAAGCACACCCTGGTCGGCAAGCCGACCGGCCGCGTCGACGCCCGCGCCATGGTCACCGGAGCCCAGCGGTACACCCTCGACCTCGATGTCCCCGGCGCGAAGCCGTGCGTGGTGCGCCGCCCGCCCACGCTCGGCGGCAGCGTCCGCACCGTCGCCAACCTCGCCGCCGTCAAGGCCATGCCCGGCGTCCTGCACGTGGTGACCGTCCCGACCGGGGTCGCGGTCGTCGCCGAGACCTTCGGGCAGGCCCTCGACGCCAAGGCCGCCCTCCAGGTCACCTGGGGTCCGGGCCCCGCCGACGCGCTGTCCGACGCGCAGATCCGTACGAAGCTGCGCGCGGCCACCCCGCCGCTGCTGGTGCCGCCGCTCCTGACCCCGTACGTGGACGCCGAGTTCGACTTCGCCTTCGTCAGTCACGCCCCGATGGAGACCAACTCCGCCGTCGCCGACGTACGGGAGGACCGCGCCGAGATCTGGTCGGGGCTCAAGTCCCCGATCGTGGCCCGCGAGACCATCGCCGCCGACCTCGGACTGCCGCTGGACAAGGTCACGGTGCACGTGGTCCAGGCCGGCGGCTCCTTCGGGCGGCGGCTCTTCTTCGACGCGGCCCTGGAGGCGGCCCGGATCTCCAAGGCCTGCCGCCGCCCGGTCAGGCTGATGTGGACCCGCGTGGACGACACCCGGCACGGCCGGATGCGCCCCGCCACCCACCACAAGATCCGGGCCACCCACCTGCTCGGCGAGATCCTCACCTTCGAGCACCGGGTAGCCGCCGCCGAGACCGACTTCCGGCACGGTCTCGGCGAGATCATCACCGCCACCGCCGCGAGTCTGCCGCTCGGCATCGGCAACGCGACCCTGGCCCAGACCCTGTTCCTGACCACCGTGAAGTCCCCGTACCACTTCGGGCTCACCACCCAGGCCCTCACCGAGGTGCCGACCGGCATCCCCACCGGCTCCTGGCGCTCGGTGTACTCCGCCAACACCCGCGGCGCCGAGGAGATCGTGGTCGACGAACTGGCCGCCGCGACCGGCCGGGACCCGTACCAGTTCCGCCGCACCTTCCTGAAGACCGCCGCCCAGCGGGCCGTGCTCGACAAGGCCGCCACGGAAGGGCAGTGGGGGCGGCCGATGCCGGCGGGATGCGCGCAGGGCATCGCCTTCCACGAGGAGTACAAGTCCCGCACCGCGTGCCTCGTCGAGATCGACACCCGCGACCCGGAGCACGTGCGCGTGACCAGGGCCGTCATCGCCGTGGACGTGGGCCTGCCCGTCAACCCGCGCGGGCTGGAGGCCCAGATGATCGGCGGCCTCACCGACGCCATCTCCACCACCCTGCGCGCCGGACTGCACCTGGACAAGGGCCTCCCGCTGGAGGGCAGTTACAGCCAGTTCCACTGGGCGAAGCAGCGCGACACCCCGCGTGACGTACGGGTCCACGTACTGCCCGCCACCGGCGAGGAGCCGGGCGGCGCGGGCGAGCTCGGCGTCCCCGCGGCGGTCGGCGCGATCGCCAACGCCTGGGCCCGGGCCACCGGTTCCAAGCCGCGCAGCTTCCCCCTCGACTTCGACGTCGACTTCACCCCCTACCCGCGATAG
- a CDS encoding DUF4304 domain-containing protein, with protein sequence MNATDLFHQMLRRRVAPALRDAGFTGAGLEYRLREAAPDHALIGFQRSASDGDGEERCRFTVNVRSVPYEEHEALRRLRPALGSRLSANRVGPVGRHTRIGQLLGHPHDHWWTVTDERSVDRVADDVLALVLRHAVPALWAGLTDRTPLHGPVLEPVPDCLDPYCLRAGGGPRPAAGAPTPDELENALVMEIGERRCTYVLTFLDEARDREARLHIDAPWRLEQPLFGWVRVGYGPEGDVRTAPSVGSSLPTHPLALLGELTLCGVDSAETTPDGSLVLAFEQGTPRETFLTVAGTPHTLAVDKPWHFEDWTEVR encoded by the coding sequence GTGAATGCGACCGATCTGTTCCACCAGATGCTGCGCCGGAGGGTCGCGCCCGCGTTGCGTGACGCCGGGTTCACCGGGGCCGGGCTGGAGTACCGGCTCCGGGAGGCCGCGCCCGATCACGCGCTGATCGGGTTCCAGCGCAGTGCCTCCGACGGCGACGGGGAGGAGCGGTGCAGGTTCACGGTCAACGTGCGGTCCGTCCCGTACGAGGAGCACGAGGCCCTGCGGCGGCTGCGCCCGGCCCTCGGGAGCAGGCTTTCGGCCAATCGCGTCGGGCCCGTCGGGCGGCACACGCGGATCGGGCAGCTGCTCGGCCATCCGCACGACCACTGGTGGACCGTCACCGACGAGCGCAGCGTCGACCGGGTCGCCGACGACGTCCTCGCCCTGGTCCTGCGCCACGCGGTGCCCGCCCTGTGGGCCGGGCTCACCGACCGGACCCCGCTGCACGGCCCGGTCCTCGAACCGGTGCCCGACTGCCTGGACCCGTACTGCCTCAGGGCCGGGGGCGGTCCGCGTCCGGCAGCGGGCGCTCCCACACCCGACGAGCTCGAGAACGCCCTCGTCATGGAGATCGGCGAACGCCGGTGCACCTACGTCCTCACCTTCCTAGACGAGGCGCGCGACCGTGAGGCCCGGCTCCACATCGACGCCCCCTGGCGCCTCGAGCAGCCGCTCTTCGGCTGGGTGCGGGTCGGCTACGGACCCGAGGGCGACGTACGCACGGCCCCCTCCGTGGGCAGCTCCCTGCCCACCCATCCCCTGGCCCTGCTCGGTGAACTCACCCTGTGCGGCGTCGACTCGGCCGAGACCACGCCCGACGGGTCCCTGGTCCTCGCCTTCGAGCAGGGCACCCCGCGCGAGACCTTCCTGACCGTCGCCGGAACCCCGCACACCCTCGCCGTGGACAAGCCCTGGCATTTCGAGGACTGGACCGAGGTCCGGTGA